The Mytilus edulis chromosome 12, xbMytEdul2.2, whole genome shotgun sequence genome contains a region encoding:
- the LOC139497193 gene encoding uncharacterized protein, translated as MDRNYRNQENDDGENVYGMRKITYLEKYGVKHFPYRGRRKYTPSMSQSVDTGMMISNDVFGLTIRQFERMYKECLHRRKTHEQWILNLRYPDKSSNEYLEYLENCTDFNNDYLLCLENDPREKYLYKNLVKTIGTEIDIRKRQRLFIIQDMIHNACFADLPKISSGSLAEGLDLPGSDIDIMFVEHLIDVVQTELNIKYPTRRTTLIMEADIDHPGFTKLRFIAGIDGKNLIHTQCDCNTHTCNTKWYLKISRFLDDRIKLFRNACLHGPCISNAKKTVDTAYCLRSRYIPHIAIPWVSRHRLQWPPAFVIDRIINYGCLLVPIGPKTLSHTCCDHLWRISFSVAEKTLVHSFNFTQLLCYGLLKLTLKKIINTKDAVKDLLCSYFLKTALFWVSEEVNIDTFQLSKLYYCFSLCLDKLISWVNKCYCPNYFIPEHNMFLGKINHNNHKILLDVLESIHCGGIDRLIQYIFPLDNDNETRRLLSTHSEFSFAMLDFLFYRINIHINDFVPEDMFSYYKGRALIESLLKSETSSFIIDVCKYNYVNISQLAVQLLPPPNTLCNKNTMHKCYQRHLQDSIKTDAVSGWLLYASFFYETGQFNVTLRLTDYVLSKCLPGMVFKCTGHSCGHRDIYKQNVHFTMTLNEKMKIAIISSVSFFPHSSLLPAELRLEDKYFCIPPVVLSHCLRFLCYHHLGDVFNRQQALYDLYLTVEEGYFIPYRAELSDSFTIVGVCYDISGAKDMAYQCYEKALQFDGRLSSTAKKRISHRNGN; from the exons ATGGACAGAAATTACAGAAACCAAGAAAATGACGACGGTGAAAATGTGTATGGAATGAGAAAAATTACATACTTGGAAAAATATGGGGTTAAACATTTTCCTTACCGTGGAAGACGTAAATACACACCATCAATGTCCCAATCTGTAGACACTGGAATGATGATCTCAAACGATGTTTTTGGATTGACAATCAGACAGTTTGAACGAATGTATAAAGAGTGTCTTCATAGAAGGAAAACACATGAGCAGTGGATACTAAACCTTAGATATCCTGATAAATCTTCAAATGAATATCTGGAATACTTAGAGAATTGTACAGACTTCAATAACG attACTTGCTTTGTCTTGAAAATGACCCGAGGGAGAAATACTTATACAAAAACCTAGTAAAAACAATTGGTACTGAAATAGATATACGAAAGCGACAACGACTTTTTATCATACAAGATATGATCCACAATGCTTGTTTCGCTGATCTTCCAAAAATATCCAGTGGAAGTTTGGCAGAAGGACTGGACTTACCAGGCAGTGACATAGATATAATGTTCGTAGAACATCTCATTGACGTGGTACAGACTGAACTGAATATCAAATACCCAACGCGTCGTACTACACTCATTATGGAGGCAGATATTGATCACCCTGGATTTACAAAACTGAGGTTTATAGCAGGAATAGATGGAAAAAACCTCATCCATACCCAATGCGATTGTAATACACATACATGCAACACTAAGTGGTATTTGAAGATATCTCGCTTTCTTGATGATCGTATAAAATTATTTCGTAATGCATGTTTACACGGTCCATGTATATCAAACGCAAAGAAGACTGTAGATACTGCATACTGCCTACGGAGTAGATATATTCCTCACATTGCAATTCCATGGGTATCCCGTCATCGATTGCAATGGCCACCTGCTTTCGTTATTGACAGGATTATAAATTACGGATGCTTGTTAGTACCTATTGGTCCAAAGACATTATCACATACATGCTGTGACCATTTATGGAGAATTTCGTTTTCAGTTGCAGAAAAAACACTTGTACATTCGTTTAATTTCACCCAACTCCTATGTTACGGTCTACTCAAATTAACGCTCAAGAAAATCATTAACACGAAAGATGCAGTCAAAGATTTATTGTGTTCTTACTTTCTGAAGACGGCTTTGTTTTGGGTTTCGGAAGAAGTGAATATTGACACATTTCAGTTATCTAAActgtattattgtttttctctCTGTCTTGATAAATTAATATCATGGGTAAACAAATGTTACTGTCCGAACTATTTCATACCTGAACACAATATGTTTCTAGGAAAGATCAATCATAATAACCATAAGATACTACTAGATGTACTTGAGAGTATACATTGTGGGGGGATTGATAGATTGATACAGTATATATTTCCCCTTGACAATGACAATGAAACTCGCCGTTTATTAAGTACACATAGTGAATTTTCGTTCGCTATGTTAGACTTTCTTTTTTACAGGATTAATATTCATATAAATGACTTTGTACCAGAAGACATGTTTAGTTATTATAAAGGACGTGCATTAATTGAGTCTTTACTTAAGTCAGAAACGTCTTCATTTATCATTGATGtatgtaaatataattatgttaaCATAAGTCAACTTGCAGTACAACTACTACCACCGCCAAACACATTATGCAACAAGAACACCATGCACAAATGTTATCAAAGACATTTACAAGACAGCATCAAAACAGATGCTGTATCGGGCTGGTTGTTATACGCGTCGTTTTTTTATGAAACAGGACAGTTCAATGTTACACTCAGACTAACAGattatgttttatcaaaatgtttgcCTGGTATGGTGTTTAAATGCACTGGACACAGCTGTGGACATAGagatatttacaaacaaaatgtacattttacaaTGACATTAAATGAAAAGATGAAAATAGCTATTATAAGTAGTGTCAGCTTCTTTCCGCACTCGTCATTACTACCAGCAGAGCTACGGCTAGAGGACAAATACTTTTGCATACCGCCTGTTGTACTGTCTCACTGCCTTAGATTTCTATGCTATCATCATCTTGGTGATGTTTTCAATAGACAGCAAGCTTTGTATGATTTATATTTAACAGTGGAAGAGGGATATTTCATTCCATATAGAGCCGAATTATCTGATTCATTTACAATTGTTGGAGTATGTTATGATATATCAGGTGCTAAAGACATGGCCTATCAGTGTTATGAAAAGGCTTTGCAATTTGATGGTAGACTATCTAGTACAGCAAAAAAAAGAATATCACACAGAAATGGCAACTAA